In Bradyrhizobium sp. CCBAU 051011, the following are encoded in one genomic region:
- a CDS encoding RtcB family protein translates to MRVSQTIDGNTLIAWGFRPGRWFKDALETASIMRAGGADDDAIFVALQAMQPIETLMRTNGLQFSMLIDAENELERDNIAAVAQHMDALMRVPTIVAGAVMPDACPSGTAIGTIPVGGVVACDDAIHPGFHSSDICCSVAITVFARKDDPKRILDAVQDVTHFGPGGRDGIHMPPDEIMSKFAGNPFLRGLERFAIGHYATQGDGNHFAYVGHLKSTGHAALVTHHGSRGLGAQVYKRGMAIARKHTAIHAPKTPDHSAWIKASSDDGRAYWEALQIVRLWTKANHHAIHDLTATKIGNGVADRFWNEHNFVFRKTDGLFYHGKSATPNWAGFSDDDDGRTIVPLNMAEPVLLLKHKDNKDALGFAPHGAGRNVGRKAFLRENKPRLPTGIDARFYCGKPDLSELPEAYKNAASVRSQITKYGLGEVIDEVIPYGSIMAGDWEADAPWRKAR, encoded by the coding sequence ATGAGGGTATCTCAGACCATTGACGGCAACACCCTGATCGCCTGGGGCTTTCGACCCGGGCGCTGGTTCAAGGATGCCTTGGAGACCGCCAGCATCATGCGTGCCGGCGGCGCGGATGACGATGCGATCTTTGTCGCGCTGCAGGCCATGCAGCCGATCGAAACACTGATGCGGACCAACGGCCTCCAATTCTCGATGCTGATCGATGCCGAGAACGAGTTGGAACGTGACAACATCGCAGCGGTGGCCCAGCACATGGATGCGTTGATGCGAGTCCCGACGATCGTGGCCGGCGCCGTGATGCCCGATGCCTGCCCGTCGGGCACGGCGATCGGCACGATCCCGGTCGGCGGAGTCGTGGCATGTGACGATGCGATCCATCCTGGATTCCATTCGTCGGACATTTGCTGCTCGGTCGCCATTACCGTGTTTGCTCGCAAGGATGATCCCAAGCGCATTCTTGATGCCGTTCAGGATGTCACCCATTTCGGTCCGGGGGGCCGAGACGGCATTCACATGCCGCCCGACGAGATTATGTCGAAGTTTGCCGGCAATCCGTTCTTGAGGGGACTCGAGAGGTTCGCGATCGGTCACTACGCCACGCAAGGCGACGGCAATCACTTTGCCTATGTCGGTCACCTCAAATCGACGGGTCATGCCGCATTGGTGACGCACCATGGCTCTCGCGGCCTTGGTGCCCAGGTTTACAAGCGCGGAATGGCTATCGCCAGAAAGCACACGGCGATTCACGCGCCGAAGACCCCCGACCACAGTGCTTGGATCAAGGCGTCAAGCGATGACGGCCGTGCGTATTGGGAAGCTTTGCAGATCGTGCGACTCTGGACCAAGGCCAACCACCATGCGATCCACGACCTTACCGCCACGAAGATCGGAAATGGTGTCGCCGATCGCTTCTGGAACGAACACAACTTCGTCTTCAGAAAGACAGATGGCCTGTTCTATCACGGCAAGAGCGCTACCCCGAACTGGGCCGGTTTCTCGGATGATGATGACGGGCGCACCATCGTTCCGCTCAACATGGCCGAGCCGGTCCTGCTTCTGAAGCACAAGGACAACAAGGACGCACTTGGCTTCGCTCCGCACGGCGCCGGGCGCAACGTCGGACGCAAGGCTTTCCTGCGCGAGAACAAGCCTCGGCTGCCGACCGGCATCGATGCCCGCTTCTACTGCGGTAAGCCCGACCTGTCGGAACTGCCGGAGGCTTATAAGAACGCCGCATCGGTACGATCGCAGATCACGAAATACGGCCTCGGCGAGGTGATCGATGAGGTGATCCCGTACGGCTCGATCATGGCCGGCGATTGGGAAGCCGATGCGCCATGGCGGAAGGCCAGATGA
- a CDS encoding Crp/Fnr family transcriptional regulator, with protein sequence MSNRLLAALPAPDLHLLEPELEMIALDQDAVISRAGDDIEYVVFPHSGAIALMIDMADGHTVATAAVGREGAVGMLSVLGPSPSTTTAIVRAAGTASRIPASRFFSAFSRSPAIRRMVQTHVRAMLVQFQLGLACNALHPVEARMARWLLRLRDCVDHDALPITQHALSQMLGVRRTTVTLVMRNLRTRGAIRSDRRGLIEIDRARLAAAACECHNAMCLEVEEIFATNSTESRMAALPEIKSRDAM encoded by the coding sequence ATGAGCAATCGCCTTCTTGCAGCATTGCCTGCACCGGATCTCCATCTGCTGGAACCCGAACTGGAGATGATCGCGCTCGATCAGGACGCGGTCATTTCGCGGGCGGGTGACGATATTGAATACGTTGTCTTTCCTCATAGCGGCGCTATCGCGTTGATGATCGACATGGCGGACGGACACACGGTTGCTACCGCGGCAGTTGGGCGTGAGGGAGCTGTCGGCATGCTGTCGGTGCTCGGGCCATCACCTTCGACGACGACGGCTATCGTTCGTGCGGCCGGCACCGCCTCTCGGATTCCTGCATCGCGATTTTTCAGCGCTTTTAGCCGAAGCCCGGCGATCCGACGCATGGTTCAAACTCATGTCAGGGCGATGTTGGTACAGTTCCAGCTCGGTTTGGCCTGCAATGCGCTGCACCCGGTCGAAGCCCGCATGGCTCGCTGGCTGCTTCGCCTGCGCGACTGCGTCGACCATGATGCGCTCCCAATCACGCAGCATGCCCTCTCGCAAATGCTCGGCGTGCGACGTACGACCGTGACGCTCGTAATGCGTAACCTGCGAACGCGTGGAGCAATCAGGTCCGATCGACGAGGCCTGATTGAGATCGACCGGGCGCGGCTCGCGGCGGCAGCGTGCGAATGCCACAACGCCATGTGTCTCGAAGTCGAGGAAATCTTCGCGACGAATTCGACCGAATCCCGGATGGCGGCTCTGCCCGAGATCAAATCGCGCGATGCGATGTGA
- a CDS encoding phasin family protein, with the protein MKVAPNGTNVFGTPLPDFSKIALPGIGANDQVVARAREGFEKIKAASEQMTEALRESYSSNARGATDYGLKVFEISNANAASALDFLIHLCGSKSATDVFTLSAAQTRKAFDAASDQNKELWILAQKLATETGEPIRKHFTKVFHQAG; encoded by the coding sequence ATGAAAGTGGCACCAAATGGAACCAATGTCTTCGGGACGCCGCTGCCGGATTTCTCGAAGATCGCCTTGCCTGGCATCGGAGCCAACGACCAGGTCGTGGCCCGCGCACGAGAAGGCTTCGAGAAGATCAAGGCCGCTTCGGAGCAAATGACGGAAGCGCTGCGCGAGAGCTATTCCAGCAATGCGAGAGGCGCGACCGACTACGGGCTGAAGGTGTTTGAAATCTCAAACGCCAATGCCGCCTCTGCGCTCGACTTCCTGATCCATCTCTGCGGCAGCAAGTCGGCGACCGACGTTTTCACGTTGTCCGCGGCGCAAACGCGCAAGGCATTCGACGCCGCTTCCGACCAGAACAAGGAATTGTGGATCCTTGCCCAGAAGCTTGCGACCGAAACCGGTGAGCCGATCAGGAAGCACTTCACCAAGGTATTCCACCAGGCAGGCTAA
- the groL gene encoding chaperonin GroEL (60 kDa chaperone family; promotes refolding of misfolded polypeptides especially under stressful conditions; forms two stacked rings of heptamers to form a barrel-shaped 14mer; ends can be capped by GroES; misfolded proteins enter the barrel where they are refolded when GroES binds), with translation MSAKEVKFGVDARDRMLRGVDILANAVKVTLGPKGRNVVLDKSFGAPRITKDGVTVAKEIELDDKFENMGAQMVREVASKSADAAGDGTTTATVLAAAIVREGAKSVAAGMNPMDLKRGIDLAVEAVVADLAKNSKKVTSNEEIAQVGTISANGDKEIGDFLAKAMAKVGNEGVITVEEAKSLDTELDVVEGMQFDRGYISPYFVTNADKMRVEMDDAYILINEKKLSSLNELLPLLEAVVQTGKPLVIVAEDVEGEALATLVVNRLRGGLKVAAVKAPGFGDRRKAMLQDIAVLTGGQAISEDLGIKLENVTLQMLGRAKKVMIDKENTTIVNGAGKKADIEARVQQIKAQIEETTSDYDREKLQERLAKLAGGVAVIRVGGATEVEVKERKDRVDDAMHATRAAVEEGIVPGGGVALLRASEQLKRIRTQNDDQKTGVEIVRKALSAPARQIAINAGEDGSVIVGKILEKEQYSYGFDSQNGEYGNLVSKGIIDPTKVVRAAIQNAASVAALLITTEAMIAELPKKNAPAGGGMPPGGGMGGMDF, from the coding sequence ATGTCAGCCAAAGAAGTCAAATTCGGCGTCGATGCCCGCGACCGCATGCTGCGCGGCGTCGACATTCTCGCCAACGCCGTGAAAGTCACGCTCGGTCCGAAGGGCCGCAACGTCGTGCTCGACAAGTCGTTCGGCGCTCCCCGCATCACCAAGGACGGCGTCACCGTCGCCAAGGAGATCGAGCTCGACGACAAGTTCGAGAACATGGGCGCGCAGATGGTGCGCGAAGTCGCTTCGAAGTCGGCGGACGCTGCCGGCGACGGCACCACCACCGCGACCGTTCTGGCGGCTGCGATCGTCCGTGAAGGCGCCAAGTCGGTTGCCGCCGGCATGAACCCGATGGACCTGAAGCGCGGTATCGATCTGGCTGTTGAAGCCGTGGTCGCCGACCTCGCCAAGAACTCCAAGAAGGTCACCTCGAACGAGGAAATCGCCCAGGTCGGCACCATCTCCGCCAACGGCGACAAGGAAATCGGCGACTTCCTCGCCAAGGCGATGGCCAAGGTCGGCAACGAAGGCGTCATCACCGTCGAGGAAGCCAAGTCGCTCGACACCGAACTCGACGTCGTCGAGGGCATGCAGTTCGACCGCGGCTACATCTCGCCCTACTTCGTCACCAACGCCGACAAAATGCGCGTTGAAATGGACGACGCCTACATCCTGATCAACGAGAAGAAGCTCTCCTCGCTGAACGAGCTGCTGCCGCTGCTCGAAGCCGTGGTGCAGACCGGCAAGCCGCTGGTCATCGTCGCGGAAGACGTCGAAGGCGAAGCTCTCGCCACCCTCGTCGTCAACCGCCTGCGTGGCGGTCTGAAGGTCGCGGCCGTAAAGGCTCCGGGCTTCGGCGATCGCCGCAAGGCCATGCTGCAGGACATCGCGGTTCTGACCGGCGGTCAGGCGATCTCGGAAGATCTCGGCATCAAGCTCGAGAACGTTACGCTGCAGATGCTCGGCCGCGCCAAGAAGGTGATGATCGACAAGGAAAACACCACGATCGTCAACGGCGCCGGCAAGAAGGCCGACATCGAGGCCCGCGTTCAGCAGATCAAGGCGCAGATCGAGGAAACCACCTCGGACTACGACCGTGAGAAGCTGCAGGAGCGTCTGGCCAAGCTCGCGGGCGGCGTCGCGGTGATCCGCGTCGGCGGCGCGACCGAAGTTGAGGTGAAGGAGCGCAAGGATCGCGTGGATGACGCGATGCATGCGACCCGCGCGGCGGTTGAAGAAGGCATCGTGCCGGGCGGCGGCGTCGCCCTGCTCCGCGCCTCCGAGCAGCTCAAGCGCATCCGGACCCAGAACGACGACCAGAAGACCGGCGTCGAGATCGTGCGCAAGGCGCTCTCCGCGCCGGCCCGCCAGATCGCGATCAACGCGGGCGAAGACGGGTCCGTCATCGTCGGCAAGATCCTCGAGAAGGAGCAGTACTCCTACGGCTTCGACTCGCAGAACGGCGAATACGGCAACCTGGTCTCCAAGGGCATCATCGACCCGACCAAGGTGGTTCGTGCGGCGATCCAGAACGCGGCCTCGGTCGCGGCTCTCCTGATCACCACCGAAGCCATGATCGCCGAACTGCCGAAGAAGAACGCTCCGGCCGGCGGCGGCATGCCCCCCGGCGGCGGCATGGGCGGCATGGACTTCTAA
- a CDS encoding co-chaperone GroES, with the protein MKFRPLHDRVVVKRIDAEEKTAGGIIIPDSAKEKPSQGEIVAVGPGGRDEAGKLIPIDLKVGDRVLFGKWSGTEVKIDGEDLLIMKESDVMGVLDVPASKKKAA; encoded by the coding sequence ATGAAATTCCGTCCGCTTCACGACCGCGTCGTGGTCAAGCGCATCGACGCCGAAGAGAAGACCGCTGGCGGCATCATCATTCCGGACAGTGCCAAGGAAAAGCCTTCCCAGGGCGAAATCGTCGCCGTCGGCCCGGGTGGCCGTGACGAGGCCGGCAAACTGATCCCGATCGATCTCAAGGTTGGCGACCGCGTCCTGTTCGGCAAGTGGTCGGGCACCGAGGTCAAGATCGACGGTGAAGATCTCCTGATCATGAAGGAGTCCGACGTCATGGGCGTGCTCGACGTCCCCGCCTCCAAGAAGAAGGCCGCTTAA
- a CDS encoding usg protein, with product MVSRVGVASDDFRKQVLGYGLTTAQILYRMPDHPSLLQTYVWQNYDLFPKFPALKDFLAFWQEKLDGPLFSVTVAHSRLIKPAELRAVDGVFRLH from the coding sequence ATGGTCTCGCGGGTTGGAGTTGCTTCCGACGACTTCCGGAAGCAGGTGCTGGGTTACGGGCTGACGACGGCGCAAATTCTGTACCGGATGCCGGATCACCCCTCATTGCTGCAGACCTATGTCTGGCAAAACTACGATCTGTTTCCGAAATTCCCCGCGCTCAAGGATTTCCTCGCCTTCTGGCAGGAAAAGCTTGATGGCCCGCTGTTTTCCGTCACGGTTGCGCATTCCAGGCTGATCAAGCCGGCCGAGCTGCGCGCGGTCGATGGCGTGTTCAGGCTGCATTGA
- a CDS encoding cupin domain-containing protein: MAKKKVASRAAAQSAVRKKWSGHKTAAKSSARKTIKSKARGASAAKAKPVKKARPKQTIAISHHREEDFKADGLRTYAKYRDLGIADATHGLAQAHVIRLQGPCNPAEVSKLHYHDVEFQMVYVLKGWVKTYMEGQGETLMQAGSAWTQPPRIKHLIMDYSDDVELLEVILPAEFKTVELAS; the protein is encoded by the coding sequence ATGGCCAAGAAGAAAGTCGCCTCACGCGCCGCGGCGCAGTCCGCCGTAAGGAAGAAATGGTCAGGCCACAAGACGGCGGCCAAGTCCTCGGCTCGCAAGACGATCAAGTCGAAGGCGAGGGGCGCGTCTGCCGCAAAGGCAAAGCCAGTCAAGAAGGCGCGGCCGAAGCAAACCATCGCCATCAGCCATCACCGCGAAGAAGATTTCAAGGCTGACGGCCTGCGCACCTACGCAAAATACCGCGACCTCGGAATTGCGGACGCTACCCACGGTCTGGCGCAGGCGCATGTGATCCGCTTGCAGGGTCCTTGTAATCCGGCGGAAGTTTCAAAACTGCACTACCACGACGTCGAATTCCAGATGGTCTACGTGCTCAAGGGCTGGGTGAAGACCTACATGGAAGGCCAGGGCGAGACACTGATGCAAGCGGGCAGCGCCTGGACCCAGCCGCCGCGCATCAAGCATCTGATCATGGATTATTCCGACGACGTCGAACTGCTCGAGGTGATCTTGCCGGCGGAGTTCAAGACGGTGGAATTGGCGAGTTGA